A genomic window from Flavobacterium johnsoniae includes:
- a CDS encoding family 43 glycosylhydrolase, whose protein sequence is MKNILYIFIALLLFSCGSKKQIITTNPKPLELVNPALPGDNPDPSIIRVGNIYYATSTTNEWAPYFTIYKSTDLKNWTLINHVFPNGFKDMKDQWGENNFWASELAYDKKQNKIYAYYTAHNRNTKGNPGLQCGTAWIDASKIETGKFIDNGPVIIEDDCGAIDAFEMEDNGKIYAFWKNDGNGCGKESWIWMQEINETRTELLGTKKKVYTNSQPWETALVEGACFFKFGDYIYSLYAVGGCCDARCNYKTGIARTKSLESGVWEKYPQNPIMVSNEKWRCPGHGTVITTEEGRLFMLYHAFNMDYDVYVGREGVIEELVAGEDGWPVLRNNITANRPKSELDFNDNFQKDQKLNLAWQWPSKKERPELSFKNGLELKASNENHNLGTFLGQYIKSVDFTVKTSLQITNTETGIALGGAIYKSTWPGELGGIGVSVSKNGIKIFNNLENEYQVLKQIDKSFSGEVELKMNVLEKAKTLEFYYKEKNSDWIKIEALSFNPDKYAPWGMGYRIGIVAKGETSFGIFNSFDVKNN, encoded by the coding sequence ATGAAAAATATACTCTACATATTCATTGCTTTGCTTTTATTTTCATGCGGCAGTAAAAAGCAAATTATAACAACCAATCCAAAACCTTTAGAATTAGTCAATCCGGCATTGCCTGGCGATAATCCAGATCCTTCGATTATTAGAGTTGGAAATATATATTACGCAACTTCAACTACCAATGAATGGGCTCCTTATTTTACGATTTATAAATCGACAGATTTGAAAAATTGGACACTTATTAATCATGTTTTTCCAAACGGATTTAAAGACATGAAAGACCAATGGGGCGAAAATAATTTTTGGGCTTCGGAATTGGCTTACGATAAAAAACAGAATAAAATTTACGCATATTACACGGCTCACAATAGAAATACAAAAGGAAATCCGGGATTGCAATGCGGAACAGCTTGGATTGATGCTTCTAAAATAGAAACCGGTAAATTTATCGATAATGGTCCAGTAATTATAGAAGATGATTGCGGTGCGATTGATGCTTTTGAAATGGAAGATAACGGCAAAATATATGCTTTCTGGAAAAATGACGGTAACGGTTGCGGCAAAGAATCGTGGATTTGGATGCAAGAAATCAACGAAACTAGAACTGAATTACTAGGAACAAAAAAGAAAGTTTATACCAACAGTCAGCCTTGGGAAACGGCGCTTGTTGAAGGTGCATGTTTTTTTAAATTCGGAGATTATATTTATAGTTTATACGCCGTTGGCGGTTGTTGCGACGCGAGATGTAATTATAAAACAGGAATTGCAAGAACTAAAAGCTTAGAAAGTGGTGTTTGGGAAAAATATCCGCAAAACCCAATTATGGTTAGCAATGAAAAATGGAGATGTCCAGGTCACGGAACAGTTATTACGACCGAAGAAGGCAGATTGTTTATGCTGTATCATGCTTTTAATATGGATTATGATGTTTATGTTGGACGCGAAGGAGTAATAGAAGAATTGGTTGCGGGCGAAGATGGTTGGCCAGTTTTACGAAATAATATCACGGCAAATCGACCAAAATCAGAATTGGATTTTAATGATAATTTTCAAAAAGATCAAAAACTGAATTTGGCTTGGCAATGGCCTTCAAAAAAAGAAAGACCAGAATTGAGTTTTAAAAATGGTTTAGAATTGAAAGCCTCAAATGAGAATCATAATCTTGGAACTTTTTTAGGTCAATACATTAAATCGGTTGATTTTACAGTAAAAACTTCTTTGCAAATTACCAATACAGAAACTGGAATTGCTTTGGGCGGAGCCATTTACAAAAGTACTTGGCCTGGAGAATTGGGTGGAATTGGCGTCTCGGTTTCTAAAAACGGAATTAAGATTTTTAATAATTTAGAAAATGAATATCAAGTTTTAAAACAGATTGATAAAAGTTTTTCTGGTGAAGTAGAATTGAAAATGAATGTTTTAGAAAAAGCCAAAACGCTGGAATTTTATTATAAAGAGAAAAATTCGGATTGGATAAAAATTGAAGCTTTGAGTTTTAATCCAGATAAATATGCGCCATGGGGAATGGGATATAGAATTGGAATTGTTGCTAAAGGAGAAACCAGTTTCGGAATTTTTAATTCTTTTGATGTGAAGAATAATTAA
- a CDS encoding family 43 glycosylhydrolase, giving the protein MKNILLIFVFFAFTISSFAQEKPEMYFTDTSSGNPVAKDPKIVFFKKSYWMYYSIPGKEISGWHIGIAKSDNLKDWRKEGEINSGAEYEKNGLCAPGALVRNDTIHLFYQTYGNGLKDAICHAYSTDGIHFTRNQSNPIFSPTGDWTCGRAIDAEVIEFQGKYFLYFATRDTSYKIQKQGVASAPIKTNFDKKDWTQLTNNSVMEPTLDWEKNCVEGASCVKKGKYLYMFYAGAYNNGPQQIGIARSTDGIHWERNGVKPFLENGKSGTWNSAESGHPDIFKDQKGQYWLFYQGNNTKDGKSWYLSNLKLKWKNDDWPTIQKQ; this is encoded by the coding sequence ATGAAAAATATACTCTTAATCTTTGTTTTTTTTGCATTTACGATTTCTTCTTTCGCTCAAGAAAAGCCCGAAATGTATTTTACAGATACGTCGTCTGGAAACCCAGTTGCTAAAGATCCGAAAATAGTTTTTTTCAAGAAAAGCTATTGGATGTATTATTCGATTCCGGGAAAAGAAATTTCGGGCTGGCATATTGGGATTGCAAAAAGCGATAATCTAAAAGACTGGAGAAAAGAAGGCGAAATTAATTCTGGAGCAGAATATGAGAAAAACGGACTCTGCGCACCAGGTGCTTTAGTACGAAACGATACGATTCATTTGTTTTATCAAACGTATGGAAATGGCTTAAAAGACGCCATTTGTCATGCTTATTCAACAGACGGAATTCATTTTACAAGAAATCAATCCAATCCAATTTTCAGTCCAACAGGAGACTGGACTTGCGGACGTGCGATTGATGCTGAAGTGATAGAATTTCAAGGAAAGTATTTTCTGTATTTTGCTACTCGAGATACGTCTTATAAAATTCAGAAACAAGGAGTTGCATCGGCACCAATCAAAACCAATTTCGATAAAAAAGACTGGACGCAATTAACCAATAATTCTGTAATGGAACCCACCTTAGATTGGGAAAAAAACTGCGTTGAAGGCGCTTCCTGCGTCAAAAAAGGAAAATATTTATATATGTTTTATGCTGGCGCTTACAACAACGGGCCACAGCAAATTGGCATTGCAAGAAGCACAGACGGAATTCATTGGGAACGAAATGGCGTGAAACCTTTTCTAGAAAACGGAAAATCTGGAACATGGAATTCGGCAGAATCGGGTCATCCAGATATTTTCAAAGATCAAAAAGGACAATATTGGCTTTTCTATCAAGGAAATAATACCAAAGACGGAAAATCTTGGTATTTATCCAACTTAAAGTTAAAATGGAAAAATGATGATTGGCCTACTATTCAAAAACAATAA
- a CDS encoding glycoside hydrolase family 2 TIM barrel-domain containing protein produces MIKRKILLFLSLFCFVAGFGQEKIKQSINSNWQFYKGKLSLADLENSKTVIWEDVNLPHSWNKLDVMDDQWGYYRGEGWYKKTLFVNPDWKNKSVYLYFEGSSQTTEVFINGKKVGSHIGGYTAFSFPINEFLQFENPEKGNQIVVKVDNSYNENIPPLDADFTFYGGIYRDVYLIATNDVHFDMTNYASEGIFITTPEVSSTLSKFKLEGNIENNSKLSKEIIITTKLLDKNNIEVSTLSFSLNLNPNSKTAFSQLSKPIQNPKLWSPDEPYLYKLVAVISDKKTKEQLDLFSAPIGFRWFSFSGDKGFFLNGKPTKLIGANRHQDYKDLANALPDALAEKDMQLIKDMGGNFVRIAHYPQDPSVLEACDRIGLLAMVETPEVNRITETKAFEDNSIEMQREMIRQNFNHPSVIVWANMNEVLLRPRYDEKSAERQTYYKNVAALAQKLENATREEDPTRYTMLPNHGNFDLYNSVGLTKIPMIVGWNLYYGWYDGVFSGLETFLEKHHKLLPDKPLVITEFGADADRRMRADNPQKFDKTMDYAMLYHKHYLNAIENIDYVAGGTIWNLVEFNSEGRAESWPHMNNKGIISWDRIPKDAYYFYQARLLKKPVVSIGSKNWTNRSGVLSLENESVFYQDLEVFSNEKEVTLKINGQSLGSQKIKEGSTIFKVPFKNGNNFVEAFSTSNESVKDFASIHFTIYAPNLNSTKYPFENIRVNLGDQRQYTDELTQQNWLPEKAYTKGSWGYVGGEIYKMSGNPLIPYGTNKLIKGTENDPIYQTQREGIEAFKFDVPDGKYELTLYFAELISGNTREALAYNLTEKNQKEEKAFRVFDVLVNEQLFLENFGNNNYLEPEKAVDIKTTIFVKDGKGIQVDFKQKTGKTILNGIELKRIF; encoded by the coding sequence ATGATTAAAAGAAAGATTTTACTGTTTTTAAGTCTATTTTGTTTCGTGGCTGGATTTGGTCAGGAAAAAATAAAGCAATCCATTAATTCGAATTGGCAATTTTACAAAGGGAAATTAAGTTTGGCTGATTTAGAAAATTCCAAAACTGTGATTTGGGAAGATGTCAATTTACCGCATAGCTGGAATAAATTGGATGTCATGGACGACCAATGGGGATATTATCGTGGCGAAGGCTGGTATAAGAAAACTCTTTTTGTAAATCCAGATTGGAAAAACAAATCGGTTTATCTGTATTTTGAAGGTTCAAGTCAGACTACTGAGGTATTTATTAACGGAAAAAAAGTAGGTTCGCATATTGGCGGATACACCGCTTTTAGTTTTCCTATAAATGAATTTCTTCAATTCGAAAATCCTGAAAAAGGAAACCAAATTGTAGTAAAAGTAGATAACAGTTATAACGAAAATATTCCGCCTTTGGATGCTGATTTTACATTCTACGGAGGAATTTATCGCGATGTTTATTTAATTGCAACAAACGACGTTCATTTTGATATGACAAACTATGCTTCTGAAGGGATATTTATTACAACTCCAGAAGTTTCAAGTACTTTATCTAAATTTAAACTTGAAGGAAATATTGAAAATAACTCCAAACTTTCAAAAGAAATAATTATTACAACTAAATTATTGGATAAAAATAATATAGAAGTTTCTACTTTAAGTTTTAGTTTAAATTTGAACCCAAACTCTAAAACAGCGTTTTCACAGCTTTCAAAGCCAATTCAAAACCCAAAATTATGGTCACCAGATGAACCTTATTTGTATAAATTGGTTGCTGTTATTTCGGATAAAAAAACTAAAGAGCAATTAGATTTATTTTCTGCACCAATTGGTTTTAGATGGTTTTCTTTTAGCGGAGATAAAGGCTTTTTCTTAAACGGAAAACCAACAAAATTAATTGGAGCAAATCGACATCAAGATTATAAAGATTTGGCTAATGCGTTGCCAGATGCTTTGGCAGAAAAAGATATGCAACTCATTAAAGATATGGGAGGCAATTTTGTTCGCATCGCGCATTATCCACAAGATCCTTCGGTTCTAGAAGCTTGTGATAGAATCGGACTTTTGGCAATGGTAGAAACTCCAGAAGTAAACCGAATTACAGAAACGAAAGCTTTTGAAGATAATAGTATTGAAATGCAGCGCGAAATGATTCGCCAGAATTTTAATCATCCGAGTGTGATTGTTTGGGCAAATATGAACGAAGTTTTGCTACGTCCGAGATACGATGAAAAATCGGCTGAAAGACAAACGTATTATAAAAATGTCGCTGCTTTGGCACAAAAACTGGAAAATGCAACCAGAGAGGAAGATCCAACTCGTTATACAATGCTTCCCAATCATGGAAATTTTGACTTGTACAATTCGGTCGGGTTAACAAAAATTCCAATGATTGTGGGATGGAATTTATATTACGGTTGGTACGATGGCGTTTTTAGCGGTTTAGAAACTTTTCTTGAAAAACATCATAAATTATTGCCAGACAAACCTTTGGTAATTACAGAATTTGGTGCCGATGCCGATAGAAGAATGCGTGCTGATAATCCGCAGAAGTTTGATAAAACAATGGATTATGCGATGCTTTATCATAAACATTATTTAAATGCTATTGAAAATATCGATTACGTTGCGGGAGGTACAATTTGGAATTTAGTTGAATTTAATTCGGAAGGAAGAGCCGAAAGTTGGCCGCATATGAATAATAAAGGAATTATTTCTTGGGACAGAATTCCGAAAGATGCGTATTATTTTTATCAGGCTAGATTGCTGAAAAAGCCAGTTGTAAGCATTGGTTCGAAAAACTGGACAAATCGTTCTGGAGTTTTGAGTTTAGAAAATGAATCTGTTTTTTATCAAGATTTAGAAGTTTTTTCGAATGAAAAAGAAGTTACTTTAAAAATTAATGGGCAAAGTTTAGGAAGTCAAAAGATAAAAGAAGGTTCAACGATTTTTAAAGTTCCGTTCAAAAATGGAAATAATTTTGTAGAAGCGTTTTCGACTTCAAACGAAAGTGTAAAAGATTTTGCGTCAATTCATTTCACCATTTATGCACCGAATTTAAACAGCACAAAATATCCTTTCGAAAATATTAGAGTTAATTTAGGAGATCAAAGACAATATACAGATGAACTGACACAGCAAAATTGGCTTCCAGAAAAAGCATATACAAAAGGGAGTTGGGGTTATGTTGGCGGTGAAATTTATAAAATGTCTGGAAATCCGCTAATTCCATACGGAACAAATAAATTGATAAAAGGAACTGAAAATGATCCAATTTATCAAACACAAAGAGAAGGAATTGAAGCTTTTAAATTTGATGTTCCAGACGGAAAATACGAATTGACTTTATATTTTGCCGAACTTATTTCAGGAAATACCAGAGAAGCTCTGGCTTATAATTTAACAGAGAAAAATCAGAAAGAAGAAAAAGCATTCAGAGTTTTTGATGTTTTGGTTAATGAACAGCTTTTTCTAGAAAATTTTGGAAATAATAATTATCTCGAACCAGAAAAAGCAGTTGATATAAAAACTACAATTTTCGTAAAAGACGGTAAAGGAATTCAAGTAGATTTTAAACAAAAAACTGGAAAAACTATTTTGAACGGAATTGAACTAAAAAGAATTTTTTAA